The Desulfovibrio sp. genome includes a region encoding these proteins:
- a CDS encoding glycosyltransferase family protein, whose amino-acid sequence MARVLYGIHGTGHGHAMRGLTIARRLSRHEFLFVADDDAPKILEPEFPVRRLPNLGTVFKDYKVDMAATISRALPLLWHRQRYIDQVSRLIDEFQPDVCMTDLEYFVPRAAEKAGLPCLTLDHQHIITCCQHNLPPNMWWDTFVQGLTPRYLFRPTAENLIISFYSPPVLPQYKARVAPPILRDSVLALNPRDDGHVLVYQSNSTHRKLVDFLRAATRKTCYVFGYDRTDGQEDNVIFMRKSEEGFLRLLEGCSYVIQGGGHTLMGEALHLGKPILTLPLKAMVEQRFNALYIERLNYGMQADMLTLEPELLQRFEANLPAYKAAIAAGNFCGNETVFGLVDHFIRNGSLPVHGNPAVQE is encoded by the coding sequence GCGCGCGTACTTTACGGCATTCACGGCACAGGCCACGGGCACGCCATGCGCGGCCTGACCATAGCCCGCCGCCTTTCACGGCACGAATTTCTTTTTGTGGCGGACGACGACGCCCCAAAAATTCTTGAGCCGGAATTCCCCGTGCGCCGACTGCCCAACCTGGGCACGGTGTTCAAGGATTACAAGGTGGACATGGCCGCCACCATCAGCCGGGCCCTGCCCCTGCTGTGGCACAGGCAGCGCTATATTGATCAGGTGTCGCGGCTCATTGATGAATTCCAGCCCGATGTCTGCATGACCGATCTGGAATATTTTGTGCCGCGCGCCGCCGAAAAGGCCGGTCTGCCCTGCCTGACCCTCGACCATCAGCACATCATCACCTGCTGCCAGCACAACCTGCCGCCCAACATGTGGTGGGATACCTTTGTGCAGGGCCTCACCCCGCGCTATCTCTTCCGCCCCACGGCAGAAAACCTCATCATATCTTTCTACTCGCCGCCGGTGCTGCCGCAGTACAAGGCGCGCGTAGCCCCGCCAATCCTGCGCGACAGCGTGCTTGCGCTCAACCCGCGCGATGACGGCCACGTGCTCGTGTACCAAAGCAATTCAACCCACCGCAAGCTGGTGGACTTTCTGCGCGCAGCCACGCGCAAGACCTGCTACGTCTTCGGCTACGACCGCACCGATGGGCAGGAGGACAACGTTATCTTCATGCGCAAAAGCGAAGAAGGCTTTCTGCGACTGCTGGAGGGCTGCTCCTACGTTATCCAGGGCGGCGGGCATACCCTCATGGGCGAGGCCTTGCACCTGGGCAAACCCATACTCACCCTACCCCTCAAGGCCATGGTGGAACAGCGCTTCAACGCGCTCTATATTGAACGCCTGAACTACGGCATGCAGGCCGACATGCTCACGCTGGAGCCGGAACTGCTGCAACGCTTTGAGGCAAACCTGCCTGCCTACAAGGCAGCCATAGCCGCAGGAAACTTCTGCGGCAATGAAACAGTTTTCGGCCTTGTGGATCACTTTATCCGCAATGGCTCCCTGCCTGTGCACGGCAACCCCGCAGTGCAGGAATA